Proteins encoded within one genomic window of Streptomyces kaniharaensis:
- a CDS encoding FAD-dependent monooxygenase, translated as MVFRETGRHTDVLIVGAGPTGLALALDLARHGVVALLVERGAELFPGSRGKGLQPRTLEVLDDLGVLDQVRAVAGRYPANLRWKDGEPQGRSSLYDPTEPSEAEPYTETLMLPQWRTQQVLYGRLRELGGEVAFGRELVGLDQDEDGVTAEFAAGGPVRARYAVAADGGRSTVRRLLGIRMTGETVDPDPMLVADVRITGLDRDHWHFFPAAGAPGDGLGAGLVAICPLPGTDEFQLVAQFAQGAAVDLTLDGIRATVADRTHLTREQVSAVRWASEFQPRAALADRFRAGRVFLAGDAAHVHSPAGAQGLNTSIQDAYNLGWKLAAVLSGRAPATLLDTYEEERRANAAAMLDLSTRVHRGEVRRGRATQQLGLGYRESSLTAETRAALPEDALRAGDRAPDGRRGGIRLFDAFRGPHWTLLAVGTETDLPDLGIPVVRIPPYGAYGTGVFLIRPDGYVGWAGATAEGLAEYATRHGALGS; from the coding sequence GTGGTTTTCCGGGAGACAGGCAGGCACACGGACGTCCTGATCGTCGGCGCCGGGCCCACCGGCCTCGCGCTCGCGCTGGACCTCGCCCGGCACGGCGTCGTCGCGCTGCTCGTCGAGCGCGGGGCGGAGCTCTTCCCCGGCTCGCGCGGCAAGGGGCTTCAGCCGCGCACGCTGGAGGTCCTGGACGACCTCGGCGTGCTGGACCAGGTCCGAGCGGTGGCCGGCCGCTATCCGGCGAACCTGCGCTGGAAGGACGGCGAGCCGCAGGGCCGGAGCAGCCTGTACGACCCGACCGAGCCGTCCGAGGCCGAGCCGTACACGGAGACGCTGATGCTGCCCCAGTGGCGCACGCAGCAGGTGCTGTACGGGCGGCTGCGCGAGCTGGGCGGCGAGGTCGCCTTCGGGCGCGAGCTGGTGGGCCTGGACCAGGACGAGGACGGCGTGACCGCCGAGTTCGCGGCCGGCGGCCCGGTCCGGGCGCGGTACGCGGTCGCCGCCGACGGTGGGCGCTCGACCGTCCGCCGGCTGCTCGGCATCAGGATGACGGGGGAGACCGTGGACCCGGACCCGATGCTGGTCGCGGACGTCCGGATCACCGGGCTGGACCGCGACCACTGGCACTTCTTCCCGGCCGCCGGTGCGCCCGGCGACGGGCTGGGCGCGGGGCTGGTGGCCATCTGCCCGCTCCCCGGCACGGACGAGTTCCAGCTCGTCGCGCAGTTCGCGCAAGGGGCGGCCGTCGACCTCACCCTCGACGGGATCCGCGCCACGGTCGCCGACCGCACGCACCTGACCCGGGAGCAGGTGTCGGCGGTGCGGTGGGCGTCCGAGTTCCAGCCGCGGGCGGCGCTGGCGGACCGGTTCCGCGCCGGCCGGGTGTTCCTCGCGGGCGACGCCGCGCACGTGCACTCACCGGCGGGCGCGCAGGGCCTGAACACCAGCATCCAGGACGCGTACAACCTGGGCTGGAAGCTGGCCGCGGTGCTGTCGGGCCGGGCCCCGGCGACGTTGCTCGACACCTACGAGGAGGAGCGCCGGGCCAACGCGGCGGCGATGCTGGACCTGTCGACGCGCGTGCACCGGGGCGAGGTCCGCCGGGGGCGGGCGACCCAGCAACTCGGCCTCGGCTACCGGGAGTCGTCGCTCACGGCGGAGACGCGGGCCGCCCTGCCGGAGGATGCCCTGCGTGCGGGCGACCGCGCGCCGGACGGCCGCCGGGGCGGCATCCGCCTGTTCGACGCGTTCCGCGGGCCGCACTGGACGCTGCTGGCCGTGGGCACGGAGACGGACCTGCCGGACCTCGGCATCCCGGTCGTCCGCATCCCGCCCTACGGGGCCTATGGCACCGGCGTCTTCCTCATCCGCCCGGACGGATACGTGGGCTGGGCGGGCGCGACGGCCGAGGGGCTGGCGGAGTACGCGACCCGCCACGGAGCCCTGGGCTCCTGA
- a CDS encoding TetR/AcrR family transcriptional regulator has translation MAWDTAKTKRLLLEAAVDEFAAHGPEGGRIDRIAAAAGVNKERIYPYFGGKRQLFDAVVQRELEQLAAAVPMEEADGRPVDLPEYAGRVFDYHLAHPHLLRLLQWEALYGDATAPVAGEERRAAYYAEKVAAASRARRTEAGSAQAADSLPPKELLYAVVALAGWQFAVPQLARMITGGTVDEDPAARRAAVVDMVRRLAL, from the coding sequence ATGGCATGGGACACTGCGAAGACCAAGAGGCTGCTGCTCGAAGCGGCTGTGGACGAGTTTGCCGCGCACGGGCCCGAGGGTGGGCGGATCGACCGCATCGCGGCCGCTGCCGGCGTCAACAAGGAGCGGATCTACCCCTACTTCGGCGGTAAGCGGCAGCTGTTCGACGCAGTGGTCCAGCGCGAGCTGGAACAGCTCGCCGCCGCCGTGCCGATGGAGGAGGCGGACGGGCGGCCGGTGGACCTTCCGGAGTATGCGGGCCGGGTGTTCGACTACCACCTCGCCCATCCGCACCTCCTGCGCCTTTTGCAGTGGGAGGCCCTGTATGGCGATGCCACAGCTCCGGTCGCCGGTGAGGAGCGGCGGGCCGCCTACTACGCCGAGAAGGTCGCCGCCGCCTCCCGCGCGCGCCGAACGGAAGCGGGGTCCGCGCAGGCCGCGGATTCGCTCCCGCCCAAGGAGCTGCTGTACGCGGTCGTGGCGCTGGCCGGCTGGCAGTTCGCCGTGCCGCAGCTCGCCCGGATGATCACCGGTGGGACGGTCGACGAGGATCCGGCCGCCCGGCGCGCCGCCGTCGTGGACATGGTGCGCAGGCTCGCGCTCTGA
- a CDS encoding IPT/TIG domain-containing protein, translating into MPISPNQGSTGGGTTVTITGVNLAGATAVHFGSKLATITANTPTSVTVTSPSGAGVVGVDVTTVGGTSNPLNFFYIGAPFAASLSVTSGPTGGGNTVTISGTGLATASSVSFGANSATPTVISDSLISVTVPAGTAAGSVAVSLTTAGGVADGLSYTYIDAPTISSVTPSSGPTSGGTSVTITGTGLTTTESVTIGGASAPFAAISSTTLSVTTPPGTAGAADVVVTTDGGSATAVGGFTYVAGPGI; encoded by the coding sequence ATGCCCATCTCCCCGAACCAGGGATCGACCGGTGGCGGAACCACCGTGACGATCACCGGCGTCAACCTCGCCGGCGCGACCGCCGTTCACTTCGGCAGCAAGCTGGCCACCATCACCGCCAACACGCCCACCTCGGTCACCGTGACCTCCCCGTCGGGTGCCGGCGTCGTGGGCGTGGACGTGACCACCGTGGGCGGGACGAGCAACCCGCTGAACTTCTTCTACATCGGGGCGCCGTTCGCGGCCTCGCTGAGTGTCACCAGCGGACCGACCGGCGGCGGGAACACCGTCACCATCAGCGGCACCGGTCTGGCCACCGCCAGCAGCGTGTCGTTCGGAGCCAACTCGGCGACGCCGACGGTGATCTCCGACAGCCTGATCAGCGTCACCGTGCCCGCGGGCACGGCGGCCGGGTCGGTGGCCGTGAGCCTGACCACCGCCGGCGGCGTCGCCGACGGGCTCTCCTACACCTACATCGACGCCCCCACCATCTCGAGCGTCACCCCCAGCAGCGGACCGACCTCCGGCGGAACGTCCGTGACCATCACCGGTACCGGCCTCACCACGACGGAGTCGGTGACGATCGGCGGCGCCAGCGCCCCGTTCGCCGCCATCAGCTCCACCACGCTGTCCGTCACGACCCCGCCCGGTACGGCCGGGGCCGCCGACGTCGTGGTCACCACGGACGGTGGCAGCGCCACCGCGGTGGGCGGCTTCACGTACGTGGCCGGGCCCGGCATCTGA
- a CDS encoding VOC family protein encodes MRVIAFDHLVLNVADVERALDFYTGLLGLEPVRVAEWRAGTAPFPSVRVSAETIIDLVRNPRPGSNVDHICLTVEPLDWHEVIESGTFTVLDGPVSRYGARGTATSVYVRDPDGNTVELRWYPQDVADS; translated from the coding sequence ATGCGGGTCATCGCCTTCGACCACCTGGTCCTGAACGTCGCCGACGTCGAGCGAGCGCTGGACTTCTACACCGGGCTCCTGGGCCTGGAGCCCGTGCGCGTCGCCGAGTGGCGTGCGGGCACGGCCCCGTTCCCGTCCGTCCGCGTCTCCGCGGAGACCATCATCGACCTGGTCCGAAACCCCAGGCCGGGGTCCAACGTCGACCACATCTGCCTCACCGTCGAGCCGCTCGACTGGCACGAGGTCATCGAGTCCGGCACGTTCACCGTCCTCGACGGACCCGTCAGCCGGTACGGCGCACGTGGCACCGCGACGTCCGTCTACGTCCGGGATCCGGACGGCAACACGGTCGAACTGCGCTGGTACCCGCAGGACGTCGCGGACAGCTGA
- a CDS encoding FG-GAP repeat domain-containing protein, producing the protein MTTLSDMAPERRRSARNRTRIVAALLSAAAPLALSGVAWAATSVFSSPVDYTTANTPRSVVVGDFNGDGRSDLAVADFGSNTVSVLLGNGDGTFGARTDYATGTGPLAVATGDFNGDGRLDLAVANIVSNTVSVLLGNGDGTFGAKTDFPTGANPSAVAIGDFNGDGRLDLAVTNASAATVSVLLGNGDGTFGAKTDFPTGANPSAVAIGDFNGDGRLDLAVTNATANTVSVLLGNGNGTFGPKTDFPTGTNPSAVAIGDFNGDGRLDLAITNATANTVSVLLGNGNGTFGPKTDYATGTAAYALTVGDFDGDGRQDLVTANAGDSTVSLLTGNGDGTFAAKTDYPTGTTPFAIAAGHFTGFGRLDLATANTGSNTVSVLLNTTRRPAITSSASATFVVGQLGTFTVTATGVPTPAILQSGPLPGGVGFTDNGNGTATLSGTPQPGTAGVYDLAFTAQNSSGQPATQAFRLTVDPAPTPTPSPSPSPSYVPRPSYSHGPGAAPSQPHYPDHPGKQLAETGRPRLLPVAILAGATTVVGAALLGGARLRRRKH; encoded by the coding sequence ATGACGACCTTGAGCGACATGGCGCCGGAACGGCGCCGATCGGCCAGGAATCGAACGCGGATCGTCGCCGCGCTTCTCTCGGCGGCGGCACCCCTGGCCCTGTCCGGGGTGGCGTGGGCGGCCACCTCCGTCTTCTCGTCCCCGGTTGACTACACGACCGCCAACACGCCACGTTCCGTGGTGGTGGGCGACTTCAACGGCGACGGGCGCTCCGACCTCGCGGTGGCCGACTTCGGCAGCAACACCGTGTCGGTGCTGCTGGGCAACGGCGACGGCACCTTCGGCGCGAGGACCGACTACGCCACCGGAACCGGCCCCCTGGCGGTGGCGACGGGCGATTTCAACGGGGACGGCCGCCTGGACCTCGCCGTCGCCAACATCGTCAGCAACACGGTGTCGGTGTTGCTGGGCAACGGTGACGGCACCTTCGGCGCCAAAACCGACTTCCCCACCGGGGCCAATCCGTCGGCTGTGGCAATCGGTGATTTCAACGGAGACGGCCGCCTGGACCTCGCGGTGACGAACGCGTCGGCGGCCACGGTGTCGGTGTTGCTGGGCAACGGTGACGGCACGTTCGGCGCGAAGACCGATTTCCCCACCGGCGCGAATCCGTCGGCCGTGGCAATCGGTGATTTCAACGGAGACGGCCGCCTGGACCTCGCCGTCACCAACGCCACCGCGAACACCGTGTCCGTCCTGCTCGGCAACGGCAACGGCACCTTCGGCCCCAAAACCGACTTCCCCACCGGGACCAACCCGTCGGCCGTGGCAATCGGTGATTTCAACGGAGACGGCCGCCTGGACCTCGCCATCACCAACGCCACCGCGAACACCGTGTCCGTCCTGCTCGGCAACGGCAACGGCACCTTCGGCCCAAAGACCGACTACGCCACCGGAACAGCCGCCTACGCCCTGACGGTCGGCGACTTCGACGGCGACGGCCGCCAGGACCTGGTCACCGCCAATGCCGGCGACAGCACCGTCTCCCTGCTCACGGGCAACGGTGACGGCACGTTCGCCGCGAAGACCGACTACCCCACGGGGACCACCCCGTTCGCGATCGCGGCGGGCCACTTCACCGGCTTCGGCCGCCTGGACCTCGCCACCGCCAACACCGGCAGCAACACCGTGTCGGTGTTGCTGAACACCACCCGGCGGCCGGCGATCACCAGCTCCGCGAGCGCGACCTTCGTGGTCGGACAGCTCGGCACCTTCACCGTCACCGCGACGGGTGTTCCGACGCCTGCCATCCTCCAGTCCGGCCCGCTCCCGGGCGGGGTGGGCTTCACCGACAACGGGAACGGCACCGCCACCCTGTCGGGCACACCGCAGCCTGGCACCGCCGGCGTCTACGACCTGGCCTTCACCGCGCAGAACAGCTCGGGCCAGCCCGCCACCCAGGCCTTCAGGCTCACCGTCGACCCGGCGCCGACCCCGACCCCGAGCCCGAGTCCGAGCCCGTCGTACGTCCCGCGCCCGAGCTACTCCCACGGTCCGGGGGCGGCGCCGTCGCAGCCCCACTACCCGGATCACCCGGGCAAGCAGCTGGCCGAGACGGGCAGGCCACGACTGCTGCCCGTGGCGATCCTCGCCGGCGCGACGACGGTCGTCGGTGCGGCGCTCCTCGGCGGAGCCCGGCTTCGCCGCCGCAAGCACTGA
- a CDS encoding LysR family transcriptional regulator, protein MLERLETEVFLALAEELHFGRTAERLHLTTGRVSQLIRKLERRIGGPLFERTSRSVRLTPVGRQLADDLAPVVAGMEEALRRAVDAARGVTGELRVAFLGEGTAPILLNAVALYSERHPDCRVDVREANLLNSRACLEDGPIDVLIASFPFDGMARGPVLLTEQRVLAVAAGHPLAAESSVSIEVLADHPVVQYPAVTSAGFKRDRTPDRTPSGRPVPKGPAGGTFSEMLSLVALGRGVLPVGEHARRYYPRPDISYVPIHDAPPIERGPVWRDGNTTERVREFVRAAADAAGRTATESHGPAVPPDHDGPRLSR, encoded by the coding sequence ATGCTGGAACGCCTGGAGACCGAGGTGTTCCTCGCGCTCGCGGAGGAGCTGCACTTCGGCCGCACCGCCGAGCGCCTGCACCTCACGACCGGGCGCGTCAGCCAGCTGATCAGGAAGCTGGAACGCCGGATCGGCGGCCCGCTGTTCGAACGGACCAGCCGATCGGTCCGGCTCACCCCGGTCGGACGGCAGCTGGCCGACGACCTGGCTCCCGTGGTGGCGGGCATGGAGGAGGCCCTGCGCCGGGCCGTCGACGCCGCGCGCGGTGTCACCGGGGAGCTCCGGGTGGCGTTTCTCGGCGAGGGGACGGCTCCGATCCTGCTCAACGCGGTCGCGCTCTACTCCGAGCGGCACCCCGACTGCCGCGTCGACGTCCGTGAGGCCAATCTGCTCAACTCCCGGGCCTGCCTGGAGGACGGCCCGATCGACGTCCTCATCGCCTCGTTCCCGTTCGACGGAATGGCCCGCGGGCCGGTCCTGTTGACCGAGCAGCGGGTCCTCGCCGTGGCCGCCGGGCATCCGCTGGCCGCGGAGAGCTCGGTGTCGATCGAGGTGCTGGCCGACCATCCGGTGGTGCAGTACCCGGCCGTGACGTCCGCGGGGTTCAAACGGGACCGCACACCCGACCGGACCCCGTCCGGCCGGCCCGTTCCCAAGGGACCGGCCGGCGGGACGTTCTCGGAGATGCTCAGCCTCGTCGCCCTGGGCAGGGGCGTCCTGCCGGTCGGAGAGCACGCCCGCCGGTACTACCCCCGGCCGGACATCTCCTACGTGCCGATCCACGACGCACCGCCGATCGAACGCGGGCCGGTCTGGCGGGACGGCAACACCACCGAGCGGGTGCGCGAGTTCGTCCGGGCAGCGGCAGATGCCGCCGGCCGGACGGCGACGGAGAGCCATGGCCCGGCAGTCCCGCCGGACCACGACGGCCCACGACTCTCCCGCTGA
- a CDS encoding FBP domain-containing protein, with product MKPLTEQEIRTAFVNCSKGEASRLNVPRDLAEQPWDDLDFLGWRDPQAPDRAYLVAELDGRPVAVVLRSSTAAPWQARRSLCSLCVTTHSGGVSLLVAPRAGKAGKQGNSVGAYMGSDLACSLYVRGRKDVDTKLHESLTLEEKIERTVANLAAFIAKVTA from the coding sequence ATGAAGCCGCTGACCGAGCAAGAGATCCGCACCGCGTTCGTCAACTGCAGCAAGGGCGAGGCCTCGCGCCTGAACGTCCCCCGCGACCTGGCCGAGCAGCCCTGGGACGACCTCGACTTCCTGGGCTGGCGCGACCCCCAGGCCCCCGACCGCGCCTACCTCGTCGCCGAGCTCGACGGCCGCCCGGTGGCGGTCGTGCTGCGCTCCTCCACCGCCGCCCCCTGGCAGGCCCGGCGGAGCCTGTGCTCGCTGTGCGTGACCACCCACTCCGGGGGCGTCTCGCTGCTGGTCGCACCCCGGGCCGGGAAAGCCGGCAAGCAGGGCAACTCGGTGGGTGCGTACATGGGCAGCGACCTCGCGTGCTCGCTGTACGTGCGCGGCAGGAAGGACGTCGACACCAAGCTGCACGAGTCGCTCACCCTGGAGGAGAAGATCGAGCGCACGGTGGCGAACCTCGCCGCCTTCATCGCCAAGGTCACCGCGTGA
- a CDS encoding TetR/AcrR family transcriptional regulator has product MARAGLNADRLTRAGAELADEIGFDKVTISALARGFGVRDASLYSHVRNSQDLRTRIALLALEELADRVAAALAGRAGRDALIAFANAYRDYAREHPGRYAAAQLELDPETARASAGPRHARMTRAILRGYDLAEPDQTDAVRLLGSTFHGYVTMEKAGSFQHTARDTEDTWSRILDALDALLRNWPATS; this is encoded by the coding sequence ATGGCACGTGCAGGGCTGAACGCGGACCGCCTCACCCGGGCGGGGGCGGAGCTGGCCGACGAGATCGGCTTCGACAAAGTGACGATCTCGGCGCTCGCACGGGGCTTCGGAGTCAGGGACGCGAGCCTGTACTCGCACGTCAGGAACTCCCAGGACCTCAGGACCAGGATCGCCCTGCTCGCCCTGGAGGAACTCGCCGACCGCGTCGCCGCCGCCCTCGCCGGCCGCGCCGGCAGGGACGCCCTGATCGCCTTCGCCAACGCCTACCGCGACTACGCCCGCGAACACCCCGGCCGCTACGCCGCCGCCCAGCTCGAACTCGACCCCGAAACGGCGCGCGCCAGCGCCGGTCCCCGGCACGCCCGGATGACGCGGGCGATCCTGCGCGGCTACGACCTCGCCGAGCCGGACCAGACCGACGCCGTCCGGCTGCTGGGCAGCACCTTCCACGGCTACGTCACGATGGAGAAGGCCGGAAGCTTCCAGCACACCGCGCGCGACACCGAGGACACCTGGTCGCGGATCCTGGACGCCCTCGACGCCCTGCTGCGTAATTGGCCCGCGACCTCCTGA
- a CDS encoding sialidase family protein encodes MRTRRLAMLLGPALLGLSLVTPSSSSAAATGPALPQGTQSDSAYAASQAANRVTNVLATAARTSCYRPEVPYTANSGPAEGYSGMTPCPASGATTGEDTGAAGPYATQAGSNPGYPAATPMLVKGHSESDLRVDPTNPDHLIGASKWVVSPEGYNHLLGFYESFDGGHSWPVQGHIPGYEGWTDNTDPVGAFDTWGNYYSLLLPYQFFYNADGSHNFNVGTVREANPAVPSQAISVSVRPHGSTTATQWLTGHAGHPDYVATYDSIGNGPDKQWIAIDTNPASPHLNRIYAMWVDFHDKTAVPYVSYADAHPDGTHTDWSKPQALPEPPSTPQGATYLLPHVAPDGTVYTTLTNSDPAHRFCCDSIFLDASRDGGRTWSTVSTVQGGITPPPGEYANTTFRDGIEDTFTLGSQPVAGHYPLYVAYDDYSTGVVNVLLTASYDDGASWSTPILVNDNAAPVDEFQPNLTTAAGGTVSVAFYDRRLTCPAAGTPEATAAGLALDTANPKHPGAPYGAANYCVNTSIQFYDPALAPLGHNIRLSAHSFDPQLDAPVEDSATFIGDYFGNTTGGSTDYTTSVSTYDDGTNPGHLQQQLVASVPIPHK; translated from the coding sequence TTGCGCACCAGAAGACTTGCCATGCTGCTCGGGCCGGCCCTGCTCGGGCTCTCCCTCGTCACCCCGTCCTCCTCGTCCGCCGCCGCAACCGGCCCGGCTCTCCCGCAGGGCACCCAGAGCGACAGCGCCTACGCCGCCAGCCAGGCCGCCAACCGTGTCACCAACGTGCTCGCCACCGCCGCCCGGACGAGCTGCTACCGCCCCGAGGTGCCCTACACCGCCAACAGCGGCCCGGCCGAGGGTTACAGCGGCATGACGCCCTGCCCGGCCTCGGGCGCCACGACCGGTGAGGACACCGGCGCCGCGGGCCCGTACGCCACCCAGGCCGGCAGCAATCCGGGGTACCCGGCGGCCACCCCGATGCTGGTCAAGGGGCACTCGGAGTCGGACCTACGGGTGGACCCGACCAACCCCGACCACCTCATCGGCGCCTCGAAGTGGGTGGTCAGCCCGGAGGGCTACAACCACCTGCTCGGCTTCTACGAGTCCTTCGACGGCGGGCACAGCTGGCCGGTCCAGGGCCACATCCCCGGCTACGAGGGCTGGACCGACAACACCGACCCGGTCGGCGCCTTCGACACCTGGGGCAACTACTACTCGCTGCTGCTGCCCTACCAGTTCTTCTACAACGCCGACGGCTCGCACAACTTCAACGTCGGCACCGTGCGGGAGGCCAACCCGGCCGTCCCCTCGCAGGCCATCTCGGTCTCCGTCCGCCCGCACGGCTCGACCACCGCCACCCAGTGGCTCACCGGCCACGCGGGCCACCCCGACTACGTCGCGACCTACGACAGCATCGGCAACGGCCCGGACAAGCAGTGGATCGCCATCGACACCAACCCGGCCAGTCCGCACCTGAACCGCATCTACGCGATGTGGGTGGACTTCCACGACAAGACCGCCGTGCCGTACGTCTCGTACGCCGACGCGCACCCCGACGGCACCCACACCGACTGGTCGAAGCCGCAGGCGCTCCCCGAACCGCCCAGCACCCCGCAGGGCGCCACCTACCTGCTGCCGCACGTCGCCCCCGACGGGACGGTGTACACCACCCTCACCAACTCCGACCCGGCGCACCGCTTCTGCTGCGACAGCATCTTCCTGGACGCCTCGCGCGACGGCGGTAGGACCTGGTCCACGGTCTCCACGGTCCAAGGTGGCATCACCCCGCCGCCCGGAGAGTACGCCAACACCACCTTCCGCGACGGCATCGAGGACACCTTCACCCTCGGCAGCCAGCCCGTCGCCGGCCACTACCCGCTCTACGTCGCGTACGACGACTACAGCACGGGCGTCGTCAACGTCCTCCTCACCGCCTCCTACGACGACGGCGCCAGCTGGAGCACGCCCATCCTGGTCAACGACAACGCCGCGCCCGTCGACGAGTTCCAGCCGAACCTGACGACAGCCGCCGGCGGCACCGTCAGCGTCGCCTTCTACGACCGCCGCCTGACCTGCCCCGCCGCCGGCACCCCCGAGGCGACGGCGGCCGGTCTCGCCCTCGACACCGCCAACCCCAAGCACCCCGGCGCACCGTACGGCGCCGCCAACTACTGCGTGAACACGAGCATCCAGTTCTACGACCCGGCCCTGGCGCCGCTCGGCCACAACATCCGCCTCAGCGCCCACTCCTTCGACCCCCAGCTCGACGCTCCCGTCGAGGACTCGGCGACCTTCATCGGCGACTACTTCGGCAACACGACCGGCGGCTCGACCGACTACACGACGTCCGTCAGCACCTACGACGACGGCACCAACCCGGGCCACCTGCAACAGCAGTTGGTGGCGTCGGTCCCGATCCCGCACAAGTGA
- a CDS encoding TetR/AcrR family transcriptional regulator C-terminal domain-containing protein, whose protein sequence is MTPQRTPKLDRKLVADTALRLLNEVGLDGLTLRAIAAELDVKAPALYWHFKDKQALLDEMATEMMRRMTAESAQLPPGGDWREVFRATMCGLRAQLLRHRDGAKVYSGARFTDTSYAAGLEAALRLLTEAGFTTAAAARAWYTAYSYTIGYVIEEQAMGPNPFDGDEGYDLEARAERLAAHPLAAEAGRVMFQDFDEGFEQGLAAVVAGIEATLLT, encoded by the coding sequence GTGACCCCGCAGAGAACCCCGAAACTCGACCGGAAGCTGGTGGCCGACACCGCGCTGAGGCTCCTCAACGAGGTGGGCCTGGACGGCCTCACGCTCCGCGCGATCGCCGCCGAACTGGACGTCAAGGCACCCGCGCTGTACTGGCACTTCAAGGACAAGCAGGCGCTGCTCGACGAGATGGCGACGGAGATGATGCGGCGCATGACGGCCGAGTCGGCGCAGCTCCCGCCGGGCGGGGACTGGCGGGAGGTGTTCCGCGCGACGATGTGCGGGCTCCGCGCCCAGCTGCTGCGCCACCGCGACGGGGCCAAGGTCTACAGCGGCGCCCGGTTCACGGACACGTCCTACGCCGCAGGCCTGGAGGCCGCACTGCGGCTGCTGACGGAGGCCGGCTTCACCACGGCCGCGGCTGCCCGGGCCTGGTACACGGCGTATAGCTACACCATCGGCTACGTCATCGAGGAACAGGCCATGGGTCCCAACCCCTTCGACGGCGACGAGGGCTACGACCTGGAGGCCCGCGCCGAACGCCTCGCCGCCCACCCGCTCGCCGCGGAGGCCGGCCGGGTGATGTTCCAGGACTTCGACGAGGGCTTCGAGCAGGGCCTGGCAGCGGTGGTGGCCGGTATCGAGGCGACGCTGCTCACCTGA
- a CDS encoding SixA phosphatase family protein, giving the protein MSDAEIHPRRRLIVLRHAKSAWPDVADVDRPLAPRGRRDAPEAGRWLGRRGLVPDVVVSSPARRARETWELVAAQLPGRPVVGFDPEVYGADADGLVRVLRGQDRRAGTVLLVGHNPAMQELVLQLAAGTGGDALGRVREKFPTCGLAVLELSCEWSELGESAASLVDFAIPRGARD; this is encoded by the coding sequence ATGAGTGATGCGGAAATTCACCCGCGGCGGAGGCTGATCGTGCTGCGGCACGCGAAGTCGGCGTGGCCCGACGTCGCGGACGTGGACCGGCCGCTGGCGCCGCGTGGGCGGCGTGACGCGCCGGAGGCCGGGCGATGGCTGGGCCGGCGGGGCCTGGTGCCCGACGTGGTGGTGAGCTCGCCGGCCCGCCGTGCACGCGAGACCTGGGAGCTGGTGGCCGCTCAGTTGCCCGGGAGGCCGGTTGTCGGATTCGACCCGGAGGTGTACGGCGCCGACGCCGACGGCCTCGTCCGGGTGTTGCGCGGACAGGATCGCCGGGCGGGGACGGTGCTGCTGGTCGGACACAACCCCGCCATGCAGGAGTTGGTCCTTCAGCTGGCCGCCGGTACGGGCGGCGACGCTCTCGGCCGGGTCCGGGAGAAGTTCCCGACCTGCGGTCTCGCCGTGCTGGAACTCTCCTGCGAGTGGTCGGAGTTGGGGGAGTCGGCGGCCAGTCTGGTGGACTTCGCCATTCCTCGTGGTGCCCGCGACTGA
- a CDS encoding cysteine hydrolase family protein, producing the protein MTVMSARPNAALVLIEFQREWLDPEHGRLNHLVEDRGMLDTAVDGAAAALAVARAHGVPVVHVPLVLTPGAPELESWTPARLGLRAAIPKAGTWIQGSTGVEFAEAFRPAPGEPIVRGRAGASAFAGSSDFDLILRRLGVTDLYLAGFATHVCVESTLREAHDRGYTAHVIHDACAAFTRAQQEHVREHVIHHFGDETDAAAFAASLDSAISAR; encoded by the coding sequence ATGACGGTCATGTCCGCACGCCCGAACGCCGCCCTCGTCCTGATCGAGTTCCAGCGCGAGTGGCTCGACCCCGAGCACGGCCGCCTCAACCACCTCGTCGAGGACCGGGGCATGCTCGACACCGCCGTAGACGGCGCAGCCGCCGCCCTGGCCGTGGCCCGCGCGCACGGCGTCCCCGTCGTGCACGTGCCGCTGGTCCTCACCCCCGGCGCACCCGAGCTGGAGAGCTGGACGCCGGCGCGGCTCGGCCTGCGCGCGGCGATCCCCAAGGCCGGCACCTGGATCCAGGGCAGCACCGGCGTCGAGTTCGCCGAAGCCTTCCGGCCCGCCCCCGGCGAACCGATCGTGCGCGGCCGCGCCGGCGCCAGCGCCTTCGCCGGATCCTCCGACTTCGACCTGATCCTGCGCCGCCTCGGCGTCACCGACCTGTACCTGGCGGGCTTCGCCACCCACGTGTGCGTCGAATCCACCCTGCGCGAGGCCCACGACCGCGGCTACACCGCTCATGTCATCCACGACGCCTGCGCGGCCTTCACCCGCGCCCAGCAGGAACACGTCCGCGAGCACGTGATCCACCACTTCGGCGACGAGACCGACGCCGCCGCCTTCGCCGCCTCGCTCGACTCCGCGATCTCCGCGCGATGA